The Besnoitia besnoiti strain Bb-Ger1 chromosome IV, whole genome shotgun sequence genome contains a region encoding:
- a CDS encoding PGAP1 family protein (encoded by transcript BESB_051600), producing the protein MAFDGERREDSGTTFSSNRLLSSRSATLRACTTFLERAGSDSAAGQTGDGTDLHGTDLSHAAAAQSIGAETHNETPACEKDTSFDDRRLWLPTFLHRVTSSLPAFASKVVFYAAIFVVTFVLLCGLSPYYHVNHTRNLVRASGLFHRVPLPNTHYGLLFMSLESEPPIDFSQPLSQTKRYRHRDGDALREGPNTTQHPDDEIEFHPILMVAGHVGDWRQVLPWGKLLRFYERRRDKLSSSGHEADPLEHTELHLFGTRLGDFNERQRQQQVSASQAKNVQHRHGRKTKVVHHVYVVDFHREPSGLHPAIIEKQAEFVLLCIKKIQSLYAPLPETGVSQRLAPPLTVFGHSMGGLSVLRALSRRWRIEPSGGRALSENSAATHADTGASGTEDKRAPASRQLDFSSFSFLTVVLLNSPVGGLPVLQLSVPFRFFYRRLWRDVRKRFGLQHRGSQLLASGGVSGGSRADPLGRQSSLEVSSRSPSTAAAACLPSRAFLVSASSGWIDEFVSPAAALPPSLRRRFSSQTRDFQTPVDREAGGAASSCVYRSQFHFFSLLLPFARDVHTQHTHDNIMWSRPALFMFAHMLREQERLLAAVRQNERAALAAGLQPGSAPWERAVFEELGDEGQASEEHEEGARLAGPNSPAAQSPAACADKSHVGKALSPVERMLRRVETLTVSPLATALSPRTQVRDATPAGSVGSSFSRDAAAESRSDSRGMSAQIAQDAISALACGATPSCGVAPQAVPITDRYLEARLHRALEILFSTQAMESGALAENEPADGKKARDAGDVVTIKQGPAAGISGEGVFRVISSLDALSSPLMSSLPPVLVYPYSFGSQNHSQGAAGAAQNTAGRSASSEDRAESRSQHRVARFQKPFFFGLKPAPLAPFQRPSEGDDYNEGSLPVCRRQVKLRETVGASSAADETLDESVISEISAFLEQLLARASGDSSSCSASGHCATPVSESASGRRTHEEELRLAVASNSSGAGSSQSSFPFAFFLATPKALVSGGKDAEQAHQFSFFFLPPSLSLFYPVKACGWLLPPSLPFRHRPVDDSQTPGQVGVSPDGDVAFLILVNQNAVIPPLGQPGIVGAMAHVDAESGRKAGSQASFQPNAVSPGPNRQAANLSVPVPSPAGDPRALYQLSFHFLPFFKVSFPQFPFLQFLLSLVFPMSARIPLAKLSHSHRALLSSPAYLLLPSPSSLAFFLPYQYRTRVEFVKQQPARPGSSRGVLNEEIRSFRTFCNEVDILLAVWEEPESLTAVPGGRREDASHPSSQFVSAEIGVQQQKISLKERCFLREGPRENAWTWSWLPGSTLEEVGGLRLSSEERGEGGQKSADTGKSWTTFFKDFAKNFQLLDAESSPNVFAPRYMPPRTTPCASAGAHSEETHADWRGVQAGRSDSQEQRGHTGGIGASGKEDAALFREVCDGGADFIRAQTTPVILLPTTHVDAVTEDVRHRTTPGGAVEATQASSLSPLATQSEHEEWNAELVVEVTGSPLSLIRNLLHMYLPLFVAFLISVSGLAVAFFLLFPSSTDVSTPQREGGTRDLKTSADPARRSATFPGGCLRFGSHVNLSAVLFCGMLALVSVAVLCHSRVFFASYCRSEVAEAQRAPPGGLLDALVSSALAPPSSFLLSMHPPLPPVSLLLVLLGLAVSLFWLLMHAGRAVCCILRVALSVLRRLVFPAGRLCLALCSRRSGKDGGSLFAGSAETIHLAGSERGDAGCPAAQPCDGDKLARPAARDSCSGQIPQGSSADSLFKVGSNRGQCSGPQALSDESQLPPPQQRTCFNKMRETVAGASLGLCAFVIFVSFLLFLAVHQPHQAALVMLLISVVGMLATAMWRQGTHRPEPRAFGKQLTAEVEKKGLGARTEVQSGKELRGTCDRGRRQNLLVLLWCQLFLFLLLDALPMGLSVWRLLGLHELAEGRHCPFADSNNSLREKMAGSNYVLRSNELDDSSLVWRLGGWVLFPSLQAFPLPEGQFPHTDIVESVHSSTFSERVLVFASILAEDELLVQGLVMFLCLLPAIWMCSWLLYQSIREESQMGWSSTVGGKHGQGVACPPLAPKVQASLQVVAAAVLPALVFWLPDGIQMILSVHLLLQCIVFSSGTLRLPLLQ; encoded by the exons ATGGCGTTCGACGGCGAACGCCGAGAGGATTCCGGCACCACTTTTTCTTCCAACCGGCTTCTTTCCTCACGCTCGGCAACTCTCCGAGCCTGTACAACGTTTCTAGAGCGGGCAGGCTCTGACTCTGCGGCTGGGCAAACGGGAGATGGAACCGACTTGCATGGCACCGACTTGtcgcacgcggccgccgcacagTCTATAGGAGCCGAGACACACAACGAAACCCCGGCGTGTGAGAAGGATACATCCTTCGACGATCGCCGGCTATGGCTGCCTACATTTCTCCACCGAGTGACCTCGTCACTCCCGGCGTTCGCGTCTAAAGTAGTGTTCTACGCCGCCATCTTCGTCGTAACTTTCGTTTTGCTTTGTGGACTCTCGCCGTATTACCATGTCAACCACACACGCAATCTCGTTCGCGCGTCTGGCCTATTTCACCGCGTGCCTCTTCCAA acacgcacTACGGCTTGCTCTTTATGAGTCTGGAGAGCGAACCTCCGATCGATTTCAGCCAGCCGTTAAGCCAGACGAAGCGGTACAGGCATCGTGACGGGGATGCGCTCCGCGAGGGGCCCAACACGACGCAGCATCCAGACGACGAAATCGAGTTCCATCCCATCCTGATGGTCGCAGGGCACGTGGGCGACTGGCGGCAAGTCCTTCCTTGGGGGAAGCTCCTGCGTTTCTACGAACGGAGGAGAGACAAGTTGTCTTCCTCGGGACATGAAGCAGACCCACTCGAACATACTGAACTCCACCTTTTCGGCACGCGACTCGGGGACTTCAACGAGCGGCAACGCCAGCAGCAGGTCTCTGCTTCACAGGCGAAGAATGTGCAACACCGACACGGCCGAAAGACCAAGGTGGTGCACCATGTCTACGTGGTTGACTTCCACCGCGAACCCAGCGGCCTGCATCCGGCGATCATCGAGAAGCAG GCTGAGTTTGTGCTCCTCTGCATTAAGAAGATCCAGTCGCTCTACGCCCCCCTCCCGGAGACCGGGGTGTCGCAAAGGCTAGCCCCGCCCTTGACGGTGTTTGGGCACTCCATGGGAGGCCTCTCGGTTCTCAGAGCTCTTTCCAGGCGTTGGCGCATCGAGCCCTCGGGTGGCCGTGCTTTGTCGGAGAACTCTGCTGCTACGCATGCAGACACCGGTGCCTCTGGGACGGAAGACAAGCGCGCGCCAGCATCGCGCCAGCTTGAtttctcgtctttttctttcttgaCAGTGGTACTGCTCAACAGCCCGGTCGGCGGCCTTCCCGTTCTTCAGTTGTCGGTgccctttcgcttcttctaCCGACGCCTGTGGCGGGATGTCCGCAAGCGGTTCGGGCTCCAACACCGAGGGTCTCAGCTGCTtgcgagcggcggcgtgtctgGAGGGAGCAGAGCAGACCCGCTGGGACGCCAAAGCTCTCTGGAGGTGTCCAGCCGTTCTCCAAGcaccgcagctgcagcttgTCTCCCTTCGCGGGCCTTCCTTGTTTCAGCTTCTTCCGGATGGATCGATGAATTTgtttcgccggcggccgctttGCCGCCGTCCCTTCGTCGCCGTTTCTCGTCGCAGACTCGCGATTTCCAGACACCCGTGGACAGAgaagctggcggcgcggcgtcgagtTGCGTATACCGCTCGCAGTTCCACTTCTTCTCGTTGCTGCTGCCGTTTGCGCGAGATGTGCACACCCAGCACACACACGACAACATCATGTGGTCGCGGCCGGCGTTGTTCATGTTTGCCCACATGCTCAGAGAGCAGGAacggctgctcgccgcggtgCGCCAAAATGAGCGAGCTGCCCTAGCGGCTGGCCTCCAGCCCGGCTCGGCTCCGTGGGAACGAGCCGTGTTCGAGGAgctgggcgacgagggaCAGGCGAGTGAAGAGCATGAAGAAGGGGCGCGCCTAGCCGGACCGAattcgcctgccgcgcaatcccctgctgcgtgcgccgaCAAGTCGCATGTAGGGAAGGCTCTGTCTCCTGTGGAGCGAATGCTGCGACGAGTCGAGACTCTGACGgtgtcgccgctcgccacaGCTTTGTCGCCGCGGACCCAGGTGCGCGACGCCACTCCTGCCGGTTCAGTTGGTTCTTCTTTTTCCAGGGATGCTGCCGCTGAGAGTCGCTCAGATTCGCGAGGGATGAGTGCACAGATTGCGCAGGACGCAATCTCTGCACTCGCCTGTGGAGCAACGCCGTCGTGCGGCGTTGCTCCACAGGCCGTTCCAATCACCGATCGCTACCTCGAGGCCCGTCTCCACAGGGCACTTGAAATTTTGTTCAGTACGCAGGCGATGGAGagcggcgctctcgcagaAAACGAGCCAGCTGATGGAAAAaaagcgcgcgacgccggtgACGTGGTGACAATAAAGCAgggccccgccgccggcatCTCAGGGGAAGGTGTATTCAGGGTGATTTCGTCACTTGACGCGCTCTCGTCGCCCCTGATGTCGTCACTGCCCCCCGTGCTTGTATATCCCTATTCATTTGGCAGCCAAAACCACTCgcaaggcgctgctggcgcagccCAAAACACCGCAGGGCGGTCAGCAAGCAGTGAAGACCGGGCGGAGTCACGCTCTCAGCATCGTGTCGCCCGCTTTCAGAAGCCCTTTTTCTTCGGACTCaagcccgcgccgctcgcacCTTTCCAGCGGCCAAGTGAGGGAGACGACTACAACGAAGGCTCCCTGCCAGTCTGTCGACGCCAGGTGAAGCTACGAGAAACCGTTGGTGCCTCAAGCGCCGCTGACGAAACTCTGGATGAGTCTGTGATATCCGAGatctccgccttcctcgaaCAGCTTcttgcgcgcgcctctggggACTCTTCTTCGTGTTCTGCTTCGGGACACTGCGCGACTCCTGTTTCAGAGAGCGCCTCGGGGCGGAGAACCCACGAGGAagagctccgcctcgctgtaGCTTCCAACAGTTCAGGGGCAGGGTCGTCTCAATCATCATTCCCtttcgccttttttctgGCGACCCCTAAGGCCCTCGTGTCTGGCGGGAAAGATGCGGAACAAGCCCACCAattttcgtttttcttcctgCCGCCCTCACTATCTCTTTTTTATCCGGTGAAGGCGTGCGGTTGGTTGCTCCCTCCTTCGCTTCCATTCCGTCACAGGCCGGTGGATGACAGTCAGACGCCGGGTCAAGTGGGCGTGTCCCCTGACGGAGACGTCGCATTTCTGATTCTTGTGAATCAAAACGCGGTCATCCCACCTCTAGGGCAACCGGGAATCGTGGGCGCCATGGCGCATGTTGATGCGGAATCTGGACGTAAAGCAGGGAGCCAAGCATCCTTCCAGCCGAATGCCGTCTCACCAGGGCCGAACAGGCAAGCTGCCAATCTCTCCGTTCCCGTTCCCTCTCCCGCGGGAGACCCCAGGGCTCTGTATCAGCTGTCATTCCATTTTTTGCCTTTCTTCAAAGTGTCCTTTCCCCAGTTTCCGTTTCTGCAGTTCCTCCTTTCGCTTGTCTTCCCGATGTCCGCGCGCATTCCTCTTGCTAAACTGTCGCATTCGCATCGCGCGCTGTTGTCCTCTCCCGCCTACCTCCTCCTGCCGTCTCCgtcctccctcgccttcttcctcccctATCAGTACCGGACCCGAGTAGAATTCGTCAagcagcagcctgcgcgccccggttcctcgcgcggcgtcctcaACGAGGAGATCCGCAGTTTTCGCACCTTCTGCAACGAGGTCGACATCCTCCTGGCGGTCTGGGAGGAGCCCGAGTCGTTGACGGCGGTGCCtggcggacgacgagaggATGCCAGTCACCCCTCGTCGCAGTTCGTGTCTGCGGAAATTGGCGTGCAGCAGCAAAAGATCTCTCTCAAAGAGAGATGCTTTCTGCGGGAGGGCCCCCGGGAGAATGCCTGGACTTGGAGCTGGCTGCCCGGCTCGACGCTGGAAGAGGTAGGAGGTCTCCGTCTTTCCAGCGAAgaacgcggcgaaggagggcaGAAGAGCGCAGACACGGGGAAATCTTGGACAACTTTTTTCAAAGACTTTGCGAAAAACTTCCAGCTGCTAGATGCGGAAAGCTCGCCGAATGTCTTTGCCCCCCGATATATGCCCCCGCGCACCACGCCGTGTGCCAGTGCAGGAGCgcacagcgaggagacacatGCAGACTGGCGAGGGGTGCAGGCGGGGAGGAGCGACAGCCAAGAACAACGCGGACACACCGGAGGGATAGGCGCTAGTGgaaaggaggacgcggcgctgtTCCGCGAGGTCTGCGACGGAGGGGCAGATTTCATTCGAGCTCAAACTACGCCTGTCATCCTCCTGCCGACGACCCACGTCGATGCTGTGACTGAAGATGTGCGTCACAGAACAACGCCAGGGggcgctgtggaggcgacgcaggcctcttcgctttctccaCTCGCCACCCAGTCCGAGCACGAGGAATGGAATGCAGAACTTGTCGTCGAAGTCACTGGCTCCCCCTTGTCCTTGATTCGAAATCTGCTGCATATGTATTTGCCCCTGTTTGTCGCTTTCCTCATATCCGTGTCCGGTCTGGCCGTCgcgtttttcctcctcttcccgtCTTCGACCGACGTCTCTACCCCGCAAAGGGAAGGCGGAACCCGTGATTTGAAGACGTCCGCGGACCCCGCACGACGCAGCGCAACTTTTCCAGGCGGTTGTTTGAGATTTGGAAGCCACGTTAACCTCTCCGCTGTGCTGTTCTGCGGCATGTTAGCGCTCGTCAGCGTCGCAGTACTCTGCCATTCGCGTGTATTCTTCGCAAGCTACTGCCGGTCTGAAGTCGCGGAGGCCCAGCGGGCTCCCCCAGGGGGACTCCTGGATGCACTCGTTTCCTCCGCATTAGCCCCACCTTCCTCGTTCCTTCTGTCAATGCACCCCCCCCTGCCTCCCGTCAGTCTCTTGCTCGTCCTTTTGGGGCTGGCAGTCTCGCTGTTTTGGCTGCTGATGCATGCGGGCCGGGCTGTCTGCTGCATCCTCCGCGTGGCGCTGTCTGTTTTGAGGCGACTCGTCTTCCCTGCGGGGCGGCTATGCCTCGCTTTGTGCTCGCGTCGCAGCGGAAAGGACGGCGGCTCGCTTTTCGCGGGATCTGCGGAAACGATTCACCTAGCCGGCAGTgaacgaggcgacgcaggatGTCCAGCGGCACAGCCGTGCGATGGAGACAAGCTCGCAAGGCCCGCTGCGCGAGACTCTTGTAGTGGGCAAATTCCGCAGGGTAGCTCTGCCGATTCTCTTTTCAAGGTGGGAAGCAATCGTGGGCAATGTTCAGGCCCGCAGGCTCTCTCTGACGAGAGCCAGCTGCCACCCCCGCAGCAGAGGACTTGCTTCAACAAGATGCGAGAGACGGTGGCAGGGGCCTCACTTGGCCTTTGCGCCTTTGTAATTTTTGTCAGCTTTCTGCTGTTCTTGGCAGTGCACCAACCGCACCAAGCTGCCCTCGTCATGCTTCTTATTAGCGTTGTGGGCATGCTCGCCACAGCCATGTGGCGACAAGGAACCCATCGCCCTGAGCCCAGGGCTTTCGGGAAACAGTTGACAGCCGAGGTTGAGAAGAAGGGACTAGGTGCCCGAACGGAGGTGCAAAGTGGAAAGGAACTGCGGGGTACCTGCGACCGCGGGAGGCGGCAAAACCTTCTGGTGCTGCTGTGGTGCCAGTTgttcctcttccttcttctcgacgCTTTGCCTATGGGGCTTTCGGTCTGGCGCCTGCTTGGGCTTCACGAGCTTGCGGAAGGCCGTCACTGCCCG TTTGCAGACAGCAACAATTCACTCAGAGAGAAAATGGCGGGGTCGAATTACGTCCTCCGCAGCAACGAGCTAGATGACTCCAGCCTGGTTTGGCGCTTGGGTGGATGGGTACTCTTCccgtcgctgcaggcctTCCCCCTGCCTGAGGGCCAGTTTCCACATACAGATATTGTGGAGAGTGTTCACTCTTCGACTTTTTCTGAGCGCGTCTTGGTTTTTGCCTCAATCCTTGCCGAAGATGAACTGCTCGTACAGGGTTTAGTTATGTTTCTGTGTCTGCTTCCCGCCATCTGGATGTGCTCATGGTTGTTGTATCAGTCGATACGTGAGGAGTCTCAAATGGGATGGTCTTCCACCGTCGGGGGGAAACACGGCCAGGGAGTGGCGTGTCCCCCCCTCGCACCGAAAGTGCAGGCATCGCTTCAG gttgtcgccgccgcagtcctTCCGGCACTAGTTTTCTGGCTCCCAGACGGCATTCAGATGATCCTGAGTGTCCATTTGTTGTTGCAGTGTATTGTGTTTTCGTCGGGCACGTtacgtctccctctcttaCAGTGA
- a CDS encoding hypothetical protein (encoded by transcript BESB_051610), which yields MMRKKEGYERRRFDKHGVDAMEEENDACIVDLESKLSLAMRDEVQESNNLLEGMAGGLEGVRSSIAASIKRMGNLWNQGVGWHTCYLALFVIFIFMIFYFLYGRSSS from the exons ATGAtgaggaagaaagaaggcTACGAGAGACGCAGGTTTGACAAGCATGGCGTGGATGCAAtggaagaggaaaacgaTGCGTGCATCGTTGATTTAGAGTCGAAG CTGAGCCTGGCCATGCGAGATGAGGTCCAGGAGTCTAACAATCTGCTAGAGGGAATG GCTGGTGGTCTCGAAGGAGTCCGCAGTTCTATCGCTGCCTCAATCAAACGAATGGGAAACCTGTGGAATCAAGGA gtCGGGTGGCACACATGTTACCTAGCTCTCTTTGTTATTTTCATTTTCATGATATTCTATTTCTTGTACGGCAGATCATCGTCTTAG